DNA from Leucobacter aridicollis:
GCGCAAGAAGGCCGGACTCAAGAAGGCCCGTAAGGCGCCTCAGTACTCGAAGCGCTAAACCGGAGCGTATTCCCACATGGGACGCCTGTTTGGCACTGATGGGGTGCGGGGCTTGGCCGGGGTGGATATCACCGCCGACCTCGCCCTGCGCCTCGCGCACGCAGCGGCTCTCGTACTCGGACGTAATGCCCGAGGCGAGAGCCGTCGCGCTACCGCGATCGTTGCGCGCGATCCGCGAGTTTCTGGCGAGTTCATCTCGGCCGCAGTGTCGGCCGGTCTCGCTGCCGCCGGAGTAGACGTGCTCGATGCCGGTGTCATTCCGACGCCGGCCGCCGCGTACCTCGTCGCAGATACCGGCGCCGACTTCGGTGTCATGGTATCGGCATCGCACAACCCCGCGCCCGACAACGGCATCAAGTTCTTCGCGGAGGGCGGGCGCAAGCTCCCCGACGAGATCGAGGACAAGATCGAGGCCGCAATGCGCGAGCCCGCGATCGCCGTCACCGGGCACGAGGTCGGCCGGATCCAGCGTTTCGCCGACGCTGAGGATCGCTACCTCGTGCACCTCCTCGGCACGCTCGAGGGCCTCTCGCTCGATGGGCTGTCGGTCGTGCTCGACTGCGCACACGGGGCAGCGTCCGGGATCTCACCCGACGCGTTCACCGATGCGGGCGCCAAGGTCGTCGTGATCGGAAACGACCCCGACGGCATGAACATCAACGACGGCGTGGGCTCCACCCACCTCGAGCCGCTCATCGCCGCAGTCCGTGAGCACGGCGCCGACCTCGGCATCGCGCACGACGGCGACGCTGATCGCTGCCTCGCTGTTGACGCCGCAGGCAACGTGATCGATGGCGACCGCATCATGGCGATCCTCGCGCTCTCGATGTCCGCACGCGGCAAGCTCGACCAGAACACCCTGGTCGCGACCGTGATGTCGAACCTCGGGCTCAAACTCGCGATGGCAGACAACGGGATCGACGTCGTCGAGACCGGCGTTGGCGATCGGTACGTGCTCGAGGCCATCAACGAGCACGGCTACTCGCTTGGCGGCGAGCAGTCGGGCCACGTCATCATGAGCGAGTTCGCGACGACCGGCGACGGCATCCTCACGGGGCTGCACATCGCCGCCGAGATCGTCCGTTCCGGCAAGTCGCTTGCCGAGCTCGGCGAGTGCATGAAGGTGTACCCGCAGGTGCTCGTGAACGTGCGCGGCGTTGATCGTTCGCGCGCAAGCAGTGACGAGGTGCTGCAGCAGGCGGTTCATCAGGTTGAGGAAGCGCTGAAGGGCGAGGGCCGCGTGCTGCTCCGTCCGTCGGGCACCGAGCCCGTCGTTCGCGTGATGGTCGAGGCAGCCGAGGTCGATCAGGCCCAGCAGCTCGCCGACGACCTTGCGGCGATCGTCAAGGAACGCCTGGCAGTGTAATTCAGGTTCCGGCTGGCCGGGGTGCAGTGACTCGATGTCACAGCGCCCCGGCCGTTGGCGTTTCTGGGGCGTGGTGGTGTGCGCTCGCGCCTTCGGTGCCGGGTGCTTGTGCCCCTCCGGGGACGGGTGCTTGTGCCCCTCCGGTGCCGTGCGCTTCCACACTGCGTATGCGATCTGCGCCTGGAATGCCGCGGCGCGCCCAGGCGGCACTATATTCTGCCGATCACAGTCGGTGTGAGTGTCGCGTGCCTGCATCCGCTCGGCCAACCCAGGCTTCGGGCCAAGCCCGGCTCGGCCAACCCAGGCTTCGGGCAGCACTCCGGCATCTTCGGGCGTGACAGCCGCGTCAGTGCACTAGGCGAGCCGAGCTGGCTCATGGAGTCCAACCGCGACGGCCCGCATGATGAGGGCCTGCGTCTCCGGCCACGCATGCATGATCTGCGAGTAGCTCACCCGGATGACAGTGAACCCGCGAAGCCTGAGCTGCGCGTCGTGTTCAATGTCGATCGTCCGCTGTGTCCCGGTGTGGTGTCCACCATCAATCTGCACGACAAGACGAGACCCGATGAGAAAGTCGACTCTGCGGCCAACGAGCCAAGCCTGTGAGACGATCGGCAGTCTCATCCACTTCAGGCGCACCCTGAAGTAGCTCTCGAGTCCCGAGTCCGCGAATGGGTCGGTTGCCTCGAGCACGCGCTTTGATGCTGCGGGCAGCGGCAGAAGTTCCAGCGCGGCACGATCCACGAGTCTCTTGTTGAGCGCGGAGTCCCATGACGCGACTGCGTCCTCGAACGGCTCACACTGGGCGATGAGCATGAGGACGTTTTCGACGGAGTCGACGAGGGCAAACCGATCCCTCGGCACGATCGGGGCGTGGTAGTGGAGGACTGACCCGGGTGGGCGACGCTCCGACCCCGGACGGGGAACACCAAAGTGCTGGCCCTCCGGGACTCGTCGCACCCAGAGCCCGAGGCGTGCAGCCTGGGTGACACAGCTCAGCGTGAGACCCGCGGACGCCGCGGCAACCACCTGAGGATCGGCCGTGGGCGTCGCGAGCCACCCCTTCTTGAACCGTATGAGAGCTCCGGCTACAACCTCCTGCTGGATGCGGTACCGGGTCATCCCGCGGGCAATGAGTTCGGAGCTGCGGATGACGCCGCCGCGTTTCGAGAGCATGCCAGTAATCATGCGAGTCAGTCTGCGCCCACGCCCCAGTCTGCGGTGGCCGCCGGCGAGGTCTGTGCAGAACTACGAGTCCGTCGCGCTTGGGGAGCGGCTGTGGGCGAAGCTTGGCGGGGATTACTAGTGCCGATCCCAGGGATACGGGCTGCAGCGTGGCCGGGTCGCGGGCTGCCGGGACTGCGCTTGTCGGCGCTGGGTGCCTGCGTTGGCAATGTGATCGGCGGTGGGTATGCCCTGGATGGAGCTGGCGGGGATTGTGACTGTCGATCCCAGGGATACGGGCTGCAGCGTGGCCGGGGTCGCGGGCTGCCGGGCCTGCGCTTGTCGGCGCTGGGTGCCTGCGTTAGCAATGTGATCGGCGGTGGGTATGCCCTGGATGGAGCTGGCGGGGATTGTGACTGCCTATCCCAGGGATACGGGCTGCAGCGTGGGGCCCAGGGCAGGGCAGGGCAGAGCAAGTGCAGGGCACAGCACAACAGAAGCACAGGCCAAAGCCAGCGCAAGCCCAAGCCCGCACGGGCCCCTACAGCTTGCGGAGCAGCACCTTCTCGACCCGGTGGTCGGCACCCTTGCGGAGCACGAGCGTCGCCCTCGCCCGGGTCGGGCGGATGTTCTCAATGAGGTTCGGCTCGTTGATCGACTTCC
Protein-coding regions in this window:
- the glmM gene encoding phosphoglucosamine mutase encodes the protein MGRLFGTDGVRGLAGVDITADLALRLAHAAALVLGRNARGESRRATAIVARDPRVSGEFISAAVSAGLAAAGVDVLDAGVIPTPAAAYLVADTGADFGVMVSASHNPAPDNGIKFFAEGGRKLPDEIEDKIEAAMREPAIAVTGHEVGRIQRFADAEDRYLVHLLGTLEGLSLDGLSVVLDCAHGAASGISPDAFTDAGAKVVVIGNDPDGMNINDGVGSTHLEPLIAAVREHGADLGIAHDGDADRCLAVDAAGNVIDGDRIMAILALSMSARGKLDQNTLVATVMSNLGLKLAMADNGIDVVETGVGDRYVLEAINEHGYSLGGEQSGHVIMSEFATTGDGILTGLHIAAEIVRSGKSLAELGECMKVYPQVLVNVRGVDRSRASSDEVLQQAVHQVEEALKGEGRVLLRPSGTEPVVRVMVEAAEVDQAQQLADDLAAIVKERLAV
- a CDS encoding endonuclease domain-containing protein, whose amino-acid sequence is MITGMLSKRGGVIRSSELIARGMTRYRIQQEVVAGALIRFKKGWLATPTADPQVVAAASAGLTLSCVTQAARLGLWVRRVPEGQHFGVPRPGSERRPPGSVLHYHAPIVPRDRFALVDSVENVLMLIAQCEPFEDAVASWDSALNKRLVDRAALELLPLPAASKRVLEATDPFADSGLESYFRVRLKWMRLPIVSQAWLVGRRVDFLIGSRLVVQIDGGHHTGTQRTIDIEHDAQLRLRGFTVIRVSYSQIMHAWPETQALIMRAVAVGLHEPARLA